Proteins encoded in a region of the Rickettsia tillamookensis genome:
- the folE gene encoding GTP cyclohydrolase I FolE — MSKPTREEAKEAVRTLLKFIGEDPNREGLLKTPERVINSYGELFSGYEKDIAEILSTKFYDTCNFQDFILLKDIKFTSFCEHHMLPFIGTVDIAYIPDNCIIGISKLARIVNVFARRLQIQEKMTVQIAESVQENLKPLGVAVKISALHSCMTMRGVMQDSMMQDSDINITMNTMHYTGMFAEQQKYRHEFLNLTAKR; from the coding sequence ATGAGTAAACCAACTAGAGAAGAAGCTAAAGAAGCGGTAAGAACATTACTAAAATTCATTGGTGAAGACCCAAATAGAGAAGGATTACTTAAAACTCCTGAGAGAGTAATTAACAGCTACGGGGAATTATTCTCCGGTTATGAAAAAGATATAGCAGAAATATTAAGTACAAAATTTTATGATACTTGTAATTTTCAGGATTTTATCTTACTGAAAGATATAAAATTTACCTCTTTCTGTGAACATCATATGCTCCCTTTCATCGGTACAGTAGATATAGCTTATATTCCCGATAATTGTATTATTGGTATAAGTAAGCTTGCACGAATAGTAAATGTTTTCGCTAGAAGATTACAGATTCAAGAAAAAATGACGGTACAAATAGCAGAAAGCGTTCAGGAGAATTTAAAGCCGCTTGGTGTTGCCGTTAAGATTTCTGCTTTACATAGCTGTATGACGATGCGGGGTGTAATGCAGGATAGTATGATGCAAGATAGCGATATTAATATTACTATGAATACAATGCATTATACGGGTATGTTTGCTGAGCAGCAGAAATATCGCCATGAGTTTTTGAATCTTACTGCTAAAAGATAA
- the proS gene encoding proline--tRNA ligase, with the protein MLLSKYFLPVLKEEPSEAQVTSHKLMLRSGMIRQQAAGIYTWLPLGLKVLKNIENIVRSNMNKAGALEVLMPCIQPAHLWMESGRFDNYGKEMLKFQDRHDNTLLFGPTNEDMITDIFRHNIKSYKDLPKNLYHIQWKFRDEIRPRFGVMRGREFLMKDAYSFDINEENAVKTYNQMYQAYINTFRDLGVFAIPVIADNGPIGGNLSHEFHIIAETGESTIYYDKRFKTLKDNPNIDVEEIKSWYAAAEEKHDLNKLPISEQEITSSKGIEVGHIFYIGSKYSVNMNALINDEHGKLTPVEMSSYGIGISRLVAAIIEANCDEKGIIWPSNVAPFKVSLINLNIHDSKCVELAAKAYKELSVQNIEVLYDDTEARAGSKFATHDLIGSPYQIIIGPKKAADNIVELKDRKTGAIEDTEVENLINYIK; encoded by the coding sequence ATGTTATTATCAAAATATTTTTTACCTGTTTTAAAAGAAGAGCCAAGTGAAGCTCAAGTAACTTCGCATAAATTAATGCTTAGAAGCGGAATGATTAGGCAACAAGCAGCAGGTATTTATACATGGCTTCCGCTCGGCTTAAAAGTACTGAAGAATATCGAGAATATAGTACGCTCAAACATGAATAAAGCGGGAGCTTTGGAAGTTCTAATGCCTTGCATTCAACCCGCACATTTATGGATGGAATCGGGACGTTTTGATAATTACGGCAAGGAAATGCTAAAATTTCAAGACCGTCACGATAATACTTTACTATTTGGTCCGACTAATGAAGATATGATTACGGATATTTTCCGTCATAATATTAAGTCATATAAGGATTTACCGAAAAATCTTTATCATATCCAATGGAAATTTCGTGATGAGATTAGACCCCGTTTCGGTGTTATGAGAGGTCGGGAGTTTTTAATGAAAGATGCTTATTCTTTTGATATAAACGAAGAAAATGCCGTTAAGACCTATAATCAAATGTATCAGGCTTATATCAATACTTTTCGGGATTTAGGTGTGTTCGCTATCCCTGTTATTGCAGATAACGGTCCGATAGGCGGCAATTTAAGTCATGAATTTCATATTATCGCCGAGACCGGTGAAAGCACTATTTATTACGATAAAAGATTTAAGACTTTAAAAGATAATCCTAACATTGATGTAGAGGAAATTAAAAGCTGGTACGCAGCAGCCGAAGAAAAGCATGATTTGAATAAATTGCCTATATCTGAACAGGAAATAACTAGCAGTAAAGGGATAGAAGTCGGGCATATTTTTTATATCGGCTCAAAATATTCGGTTAATATGAATGCTCTTATTAATGATGAGCATGGTAAATTAACTCCTGTAGAAATGAGTTCTTACGGCATAGGTATTTCAAGGTTAGTGGCAGCTATTATAGAAGCAAATTGTGATGAGAAAGGTATTATATGGCCTTCTAACGTTGCTCCTTTTAAAGTTTCTTTAATTAATTTAAATATTCATGATAGTAAATGCGTAGAGCTTGCGGCAAAGGCTTATAAAGAGCTATCTGTTCAAAACATAGAAGTGCTATATGACGATACCGAAGCACGTGCCGGCAGTAAATTCGCAACGCACGACCTTATCGGTTCACCTTATCAAATTATAATCGGTCCTAAAAAAGCAGCGGATAATATCGTTGAATTAAAAGATCGTAAAACCGGTGCTATAGAAGATACCGAGGTAGAAAATCTTATTAATTATATCAAATAA
- a CDS encoding Fic family protein yields MNNRPPFQITNKILELSQDISYELGILAGSKLYSQPIKLRKNNQIKTIHSSLAIEGNNLSIEQITDLIDGKRVLAPEKDILEVKNAIKLYNDLTIFNPFKIESLLKAHEILMQGLVEDNGKWRKGNAGILKGTEIIHFAPPASRVSLLMQDLFEFITQDKNVSGIVKACIFHYEFEFIHPFSDGNGRIGRLWQQLLLMQTNKIFEYISVESLIRNNQSEYYSVLSKCDKLGESTLFIEFMLDKIVVALRLYSNNITYEASTPLYRIEFAKVNLIDKWFSRKDYTNVHKNISTATASRDLLYGLEHKLLISKGDKNQTYYRFV; encoded by the coding sequence ATGAATAATAGACCGCCTTTTCAAATAACTAATAAAATCTTGGAGCTATCACAAGATATTTCTTATGAGCTTGGTATTTTAGCCGGTAGCAAACTTTATTCTCAGCCTATAAAACTTCGCAAAAATAATCAAATTAAGACTATTCACTCTTCTTTAGCAATTGAAGGAAATAATTTAAGTATAGAGCAGATAACAGATTTAATAGACGGCAAAAGGGTACTTGCACCTGAAAAAGATATTTTAGAAGTAAAAAATGCTATAAAATTATATAATGATCTGACTATATTTAATCCTTTTAAAATTGAATCATTGCTAAAAGCACATGAGATATTAATGCAAGGATTAGTAGAAGATAACGGGAAGTGGCGTAAAGGTAATGCCGGTATACTAAAAGGTACGGAAATTATACATTTTGCACCTCCGGCAAGCCGTGTATCTTTATTAATGCAGGATTTATTTGAGTTTATAACACAAGATAAGAATGTTTCCGGAATAGTTAAAGCTTGTATATTTCATTATGAATTTGAATTTATCCATCCTTTTTCGGACGGTAATGGGCGAATCGGTAGATTATGGCAACAATTATTACTAATGCAAACTAATAAAATTTTTGAATATATTTCCGTTGAAAGTTTGATAAGGAATAATCAAAGTGAATATTATAGTGTTTTAAGTAAGTGTGATAAGCTTGGTGAATCGACGTTATTTATCGAGTTTATGCTTGATAAAATAGTTGTAGCATTAAGATTATATAGTAATAATATAACATATGAGGCAAGTACTCCATTATATAGAATTGAATTTGCTAAGGTTAATTTAATAGATAAATGGTTTTCTAGAAAAGATTATACTAATGTACATAAAAATATTTCTACGGCAACGGCTAGTAGAGATTTGTTATATGGTTTGGAGCATAAGCTTTTAATAAGTAAAGGTGATAAGAACCAGACTTATTATAGATTCGTATAA
- the ruvA gene encoding Holliday junction branch migration protein RuvA: protein MIGKLSGKIDSQGDDYIIIDVNGVGYLVYASGKTLGKFAEGEFYKLFIETHVREEHIHLYGFLTLEEKNFFNLLQSVNGIGTRMALSILSNLTPADIQIAINNEDKNIFKAISGVGAKLAERIVLELKGKVAKISSGSAIIKDNLSIKNITPVASNEVIKALVNLGFSRFEAQNTVQGIITQNPEISIDELIKTALKNRNSNF from the coding sequence ATGATCGGTAAATTAAGCGGTAAGATTGATTCCCAAGGCGATGATTACATTATAATTGACGTAAATGGGGTAGGGTATCTTGTTTATGCTTCAGGTAAAACTTTAGGTAAATTTGCTGAAGGGGAGTTTTATAAACTATTTATCGAAACCCATGTTAGAGAGGAGCATATTCATCTTTACGGTTTTCTGACTCTAGAAGAGAAGAATTTTTTTAATTTGTTACAATCAGTAAACGGTATAGGTACAAGAATGGCTTTATCTATCTTATCAAACCTGACGCCTGCGGATATCCAAATTGCTATAAATAATGAGGATAAAAATATATTTAAAGCAATATCCGGAGTGGGAGCTAAACTTGCTGAGCGTATAGTGTTGGAGCTGAAAGGTAAAGTAGCAAAAATATCAAGCGGCTCTGCTATTATTAAAGATAATTTAAGTATTAAGAATATTACACCCGTCGCAAGCAATGAAGTAATAAAAGCTCTAGTAAATCTAGGCTTTTCTAGATTTGAAGCACAAAACACCGTTCAAGGTATCATTACCCAAAATCCCGAAATTTCTATTGATGAGTTAATCAAAACAGCCCTGAAAAATCGAAATTCTAATTTTTAA
- the ruvB gene encoding Holliday junction branch migration DNA helicase RuvB codes for MTNILSPEKIENDQELPIRPSYLQEFVGQQQIKENLSVFIKAAKSRNEHLDHTLFYGPPGLGKTTLAKIISNEIGGNFKSTSGPAILKAADLAAILTNLEKNDVLFIDEIHRLNTAVEEVLYPAMEDFELDIIIGEGPAARSVKITLPQFTLIGATTRLGLLSNPLRDRFGIPMRLNFYNTEELKKVLNRASKLFNIDLTDSGSEEIAKRSRGTPRIALRLLRRIRDFAAVDGKSRVDKEISDFGLNRLEVDRIGLDSNDYRYLKFIADNYNGGPVGIETIAAALSEQRDALEETIEPYLIQIGLLQRTPRGRVITIAAFEHLKMPIPNQSHHQFNIFNENE; via the coding sequence ATGACTAATATATTATCGCCTGAAAAAATTGAAAATGATCAAGAACTGCCGATAAGACCGTCATATTTACAAGAATTTGTCGGTCAACAGCAGATTAAAGAGAATCTTTCAGTATTTATTAAAGCTGCAAAATCTCGGAATGAACATCTTGACCATACTTTATTTTACGGTCCGCCCGGTCTTGGTAAGACTACGCTTGCTAAGATTATCTCTAATGAAATCGGCGGTAATTTCAAATCCACCTCCGGTCCTGCTATACTTAAAGCAGCTGACCTTGCTGCTATCCTAACTAATCTTGAAAAAAACGACGTATTATTTATTGATGAAATCCACCGCTTAAATACTGCGGTTGAAGAGGTTTTATACCCTGCTATGGAGGATTTTGAGCTTGATATAATTATCGGTGAAGGTCCGGCCGCAAGATCGGTGAAAATAACCTTGCCGCAATTTACTTTAATCGGGGCTACCACACGGCTTGGGCTGCTTAGTAATCCTTTGCGTGATAGGTTCGGCATTCCTATGCGGCTAAATTTTTATAATACTGAGGAGCTTAAGAAAGTTTTAAATAGAGCAAGTAAATTATTTAATATTGATTTGACCGATTCAGGTTCAGAAGAGATAGCTAAAAGAAGTAGAGGAACGCCGAGAATTGCATTAAGATTGCTGCGTCGTATAAGAGATTTTGCAGCAGTTGACGGTAAATCAAGAGTAGATAAAGAAATCTCTGATTTTGGGTTAAATCGTTTGGAAGTTGATCGCATAGGACTTGATAGTAATGATTATCGTTATTTGAAATTCATAGCGGATAATTATAACGGTGGTCCCGTTGGAATTGAAACGATTGCTGCTGCATTATCCGAACAGCGTGATGCACTTGAAGAAACCATAGAGCCTTATCTTATACAGATAGGTTTATTACAAAGAACTCCTAGAGGTAGGGTAATCACGATTGCCGCTTTTGAGCATTTGAAAATGCCGATACCTAATCAATCACATCATCAATTTAATATTTTTAACGAGAATGAGTAA
- a CDS encoding ABC transporter ATP-binding protein — protein sequence MSNNNLNDSYTAADVIKRLIKDHVKPYANKIYFSIFCMVIAAICTAVIVHAVRPIIDKIFLTHDKKMLIIMPIVLTVTFFIKGISECYQNYLIKFVGQRVLNDLQIKMYEHLLLADISFIQNQSSGRLISRFTNDISLMRGAVSNLLVGCAKHFLTVVCLIITMFHLEPLLSCVVFLVFPLAVYPVQRMGRKIRKIFSQSQEELGHYTSRLDETFQSIKIIKSFVGEKIESNRASLIINNILEFYKKTSKLDAMVSPIMEGLSGLAVGGMVWYGGNLVLEGKTTPGALFAFLAAFAAAYRPFKSLVSLNINLQEGIAAAKRVFSILDTEPLIKDHEDAKEVELYNPQITFEKLALSFESKIAIKYIDLKLEPHKIIAFVGRSGSGKTSLSNLLVRFYDPNEGRILINNHDIKDIKLTSLRGQISLVTQDTHLFDTSVAENIAYGQEKATREEIIEAAKYADAHEFIMHLPNGYDTQIGVQGTTLSGGQRQRLSIARAFLKDAPILIWDEATSSLDQASEQKILESLKKLRQGKTTLIITHRLSSIIDLDNIIVMKNGEICEQGTHTQLLKNKDEYYRLYNKELRENG from the coding sequence ATGAGTAATAATAATTTAAATGATAGTTATACAGCCGCAGATGTTATAAAAAGGCTGATAAAAGATCATGTTAAACCTTACGCAAATAAAATATATTTTTCGATATTTTGCATGGTTATTGCAGCAATTTGTACGGCAGTGATTGTACATGCGGTTAGACCTATTATTGATAAGATTTTTTTAACGCATGATAAGAAAATGCTTATAATAATGCCTATAGTGCTTACTGTAACTTTTTTTATAAAAGGAATTTCAGAGTGTTATCAGAATTATCTAATAAAATTTGTTGGGCAGAGGGTACTAAACGATTTGCAGATAAAAATGTATGAGCATTTGTTACTTGCTGATATTTCTTTTATTCAAAACCAATCTTCAGGACGTTTAATATCTCGTTTTACTAATGATATTTCTTTGATGCGTGGGGCTGTTTCTAATTTACTTGTCGGATGTGCTAAACATTTCCTAACTGTAGTATGCTTAATAATAACTATGTTTCATTTAGAACCGCTATTATCTTGCGTAGTTTTTCTTGTGTTCCCTTTGGCTGTTTATCCGGTGCAAAGGATGGGCAGAAAGATAAGAAAAATATTTTCACAATCCCAAGAGGAGCTTGGGCATTATACTTCTAGGCTTGATGAAACATTTCAGTCAATTAAGATTATTAAATCTTTTGTAGGCGAAAAAATAGAAAGTAATAGAGCATCGTTGATTATTAATAATATTTTAGAGTTTTACAAAAAAACATCTAAGCTAGATGCGATGGTTTCACCGATTATGGAAGGTTTAAGTGGTCTTGCAGTCGGAGGGATGGTTTGGTACGGAGGTAATCTAGTTCTTGAGGGTAAAACTACACCCGGTGCATTATTTGCTTTTTTAGCTGCTTTTGCTGCAGCTTATAGACCTTTTAAAAGTTTGGTATCGTTAAATATTAATTTGCAAGAAGGAATAGCCGCAGCTAAGAGGGTATTTAGTATTTTGGATACCGAACCTCTTATTAAAGATCATGAAGATGCTAAAGAAGTAGAGCTATATAATCCACAAATTACTTTTGAAAAACTAGCTTTAAGTTTTGAGAGTAAAATAGCTATAAAATATATAGATCTAAAGCTAGAACCTCATAAGATAATTGCGTTTGTCGGGCGCTCCGGTAGCGGTAAGACGTCCCTTAGTAATTTATTAGTGCGTTTTTATGATCCAAATGAAGGAAGAATTTTAATTAATAATCATGATATTAAAGATATTAAGCTTACTTCACTTAGAGGTCAGATTTCCTTAGTTACTCAAGATACTCATTTATTTGATACAAGCGTTGCCGAAAATATAGCATACGGTCAGGAAAAAGCTACAAGAGAAGAAATAATTGAAGCAGCAAAATATGCAGATGCGCATGAGTTTATTATGCATCTGCCGAACGGTTACGACACGCAGATAGGAGTGCAGGGGACAACTCTTTCAGGCGGTCAGCGTCAGCGTTTATCTATTGCGAGAGCTTTCCTAAAAGACGCACCTATTTTAATTTGGGATGAAGCAACGAGTAGCTTAGACCAAGCTTCAGAGCAGAAAATTCTAGAATCTTTAAAGAAATTACGCCAAGGAAAAACCACTTTAATTATTACGCATCGTTTAAGCAGTATTATCGATCTTGATAATATTATCGTCATGAAAAACGGTGAGATTTGTGAGCAGGGTACTCACACTCAATTACTTAAGAATAAAGATGAATATTATAGGTTGTATAATAAGGAGTTAAGAGAAAATGGTTGA
- a CDS encoding AmpG family muropeptide MFS transporter: MLITKIFKDYRLFEIFILGIVSGMPLVIIFSTLAVWLKESGIDIAVITTFAVARLSYSLKVFWSPLVDNFKIPFLSRWGHRKSWLILCSSLMALVLIAISKEDPTVSLTALYFLTILLGFLSSTFDIAVDALRIDKFDQETQSIASATAVFGYRIGMLITGAGALYLAEITGNNWQLTFFVIAIIFAVASVFIITVKEKELVREKINITSITSWISTVINPFKDFFKREFAVTILLAIIFFKLGDAMLGAVASPFYIELGYTKGEIAIIAKLYGLIATLVGGFAGGIVMYRVGNFKGLIITGIAQSLTHFAFIWLNHQPPSFEALLIAITIENFAAAMGATALVGYIGNLCNKKYSATQYALLSSSSSLCNNTVTIYAGKLVNMMGWDGFFIFTIILALPALFILMYLNKKVNV, encoded by the coding sequence ATGCTCATTACCAAGATTTTTAAAGACTATAGATTATTTGAAATATTTATTTTAGGAATAGTTAGCGGTATGCCGTTGGTTATAATCTTTTCTACTCTTGCGGTATGGTTAAAAGAATCAGGAATAGATATCGCTGTTATTACTACTTTTGCGGTTGCAAGACTATCATATTCATTAAAAGTATTTTGGTCACCGTTAGTCGATAATTTTAAAATACCTTTTTTAAGTAGATGGGGACATAGAAAAAGTTGGCTTATATTATGTAGCTCTTTAATGGCTTTAGTACTAATTGCTATAAGCAAGGAAGACCCTACTGTTTCTTTAACTGCTTTATATTTCTTGACTATATTACTCGGCTTTTTATCCAGCACGTTCGATATTGCCGTTGATGCGTTGCGTATTGATAAGTTTGATCAGGAAACGCAAAGCATAGCTAGTGCAACTGCCGTATTCGGTTATCGAATCGGTATGCTTATTACAGGGGCAGGTGCTTTGTACCTTGCAGAAATAACCGGAAATAATTGGCAACTAACTTTCTTTGTTATAGCTATAATATTTGCTGTTGCTAGCGTTTTTATAATAACCGTAAAAGAAAAAGAATTAGTAAGAGAAAAAATTAATATTACTTCTATTACTTCATGGATTTCTACAGTAATTAATCCTTTCAAGGATTTTTTCAAAAGAGAATTTGCCGTAACTATTTTACTTGCGATAATATTTTTTAAATTAGGCGATGCTATGCTTGGAGCGGTTGCCTCACCTTTTTATATAGAGCTTGGTTATACAAAAGGTGAAATAGCAATAATCGCTAAGCTTTACGGGTTGATTGCGACCTTAGTCGGAGGCTTTGCTGGTGGTATTGTAATGTATAGGGTAGGGAATTTTAAAGGTTTGATTATTACCGGTATTGCTCAAAGTCTAACGCATTTTGCATTTATTTGGCTTAATCACCAACCTCCTTCTTTTGAAGCTTTATTAATTGCTATTACTATAGAGAATTTTGCTGCTGCTATGGGAGCTACTGCTTTAGTCGGCTATATAGGTAATTTATGTAATAAAAAATATTCGGCAACACAATATGCTTTACTTAGCAGTAGCAGTAGTTTATGTAACAATACTGTCACTATTTATGCCGGGAAACTTGTAAATATGATGGGTTGGGACGGCTTTTTTATCTTTACTATAATTTTAGCCTTGCCTGCTTTGTTTATATTAATGTATCTTAATAAGAAGGTTAATGTGTAG
- a CDS encoding D-alanyl-D-alanine carboxypeptidase family protein, giving the protein MFSKFLLPYIFIATFFFAPISEAKKAVKNTPKPPVQTSLVIDAKSGKVLQAHNSQIRIYPASLTKLMTLYLMFESIEAGKLPLDKKLLVSQKASKMPPCKLGLKAGETITVREAINGLIIKSANDAAVTVAEGLKGSEKAFAHLMNVKAKQLGMKNTYFKNASGWHDPLQQTTARDMAKLAMALKRDYPKYYPLFAKTSFVFRGNIVNGHNRVTKNYQGAEGMKTGFHTPAGYNLVTTASRNGKSLIAVVTGGKSAASRDQKMMGLLDQHFNIKPIVPKTSIKLASNNKSTTKAKSKIVKKKNIRS; this is encoded by the coding sequence ATGTTTAGTAAATTTTTATTACCTTATATTTTTATTGCAACATTTTTCTTTGCTCCCATAAGCGAAGCGAAGAAAGCTGTAAAAAATACTCCTAAACCTCCTGTTCAAACTAGCTTAGTAATTGATGCAAAAAGCGGTAAAGTGTTGCAAGCCCATAATTCGCAAATCCGGATTTACCCTGCTTCTTTAACTAAGTTAATGACTCTATACTTAATGTTTGAATCAATTGAAGCCGGTAAGTTGCCTTTAGATAAGAAATTACTTGTCTCACAGAAAGCATCAAAAATGCCGCCTTGTAAGCTGGGTTTAAAAGCAGGGGAAACTATAACCGTTCGAGAAGCAATTAATGGATTAATCATAAAATCCGCTAATGATGCTGCCGTAACGGTTGCTGAAGGGTTAAAAGGTTCCGAAAAAGCTTTTGCTCATTTAATGAATGTTAAAGCTAAACAGCTCGGTATGAAGAATACCTATTTTAAAAATGCTTCAGGTTGGCATGACCCATTGCAGCAAACTACCGCAAGAGATATGGCTAAACTTGCTATGGCCTTAAAGAGAGATTATCCTAAATATTATCCGTTATTTGCTAAAACCAGTTTTGTATTTCGTGGAAACATAGTAAACGGACATAATAGGGTTACTAAAAATTATCAAGGTGCAGAAGGTATGAAAACAGGTTTTCATACACCGGCAGGTTATAATTTAGTAACTACTGCTTCTAGGAACGGTAAATCATTGATTGCCGTTGTTACAGGAGGCAAAAGTGCCGCATCTCGTGATCAAAAAATGATGGGGCTACTAGATCAGCATTTTAATATTAAGCCTATAGTCCCTAAAACTTCAATTAAACTTGCCTCTAATAATAAATCTACTACAAAAGCTAAATCAAAAATAGTAAAGAAAAAGAATATACGTAGTTGA
- a CDS encoding septal ring lytic transglycosylase RlpA family protein → MIFSLSGCNTSKRLPYSHKYSYKELSKDDPHNLTYKGHYKVGTNYKIKGKTYKPHSPKSFTETGYASWYGGRKDGFHGKKTANGDRFNRNLLTAAHKTLPLPCLVKVTNKANNKSVILMVNDRGPFKKNRIIDVSQKAAEILAFKNQGITKVKIEYLPNETEKFLKNINLKKPQSKTLAKNSKKSSSTKVTKNAKCSVNCHIKLVNLKYKLAVNP, encoded by the coding sequence TTGATTTTTAGTCTAAGCGGTTGTAATACCTCAAAAAGATTACCTTATTCCCACAAATATTCTTACAAAGAATTATCAAAAGATGATCCTCATAATCTAACTTATAAAGGACATTATAAAGTCGGTACAAACTATAAAATAAAAGGAAAAACTTACAAACCTCACAGCCCTAAATCTTTTACCGAAACAGGTTATGCCTCATGGTACGGTGGGCGTAAAGATGGTTTTCACGGTAAAAAAACAGCTAACGGTGATAGATTTAATAGAAATCTATTAACTGCTGCACATAAAACTCTTCCACTTCCTTGTTTAGTTAAAGTTACTAACAAAGCCAATAATAAATCAGTAATTTTAATGGTTAATGATAGAGGTCCTTTTAAGAAAAATCGTATAATAGATGTTTCTCAAAAAGCAGCCGAAATTTTAGCATTTAAAAATCAAGGTATAACTAAAGTAAAAATAGAATATTTACCTAATGAAACTGAAAAGTTTCTAAAAAATATTAATTTAAAAAAACCACAAAGTAAAACTTTAGCTAAAAACTCTAAAAAATCTTCATCTACTAAAGTTACAAAAAATGCTAAATGTAGTGTTAATTGTCATATAAAACTTGTAAATCTAAAATATAAGCTAGCCGTAAATCCTTAA
- a CDS encoding BON domain-containing protein, with translation MMLRVLIFIALSFSLSACLPAIFTAATTTGIVASKDQPMSETLNDSRISAGIKADLVKNNFRDLGAKIKVEVSQGRVLLTGNIQKESDALKAVEIAWNQKGVKEVINELKVNKNSNHFDLAQYTKDSMITTQIKAKNLVRKDIKFANYTILTIDNIVYLFGVARSEEELEKLASIASKIKGVEKVVCYAKIMDNFNKHDDDTTP, from the coding sequence ATGATGTTACGAGTTCTAATTTTTATAGCTCTTTCTTTTAGTCTATCTGCTTGTTTACCTGCTATTTTTACTGCAGCAACCACTACCGGAATTGTTGCTTCAAAAGATCAACCAATGTCTGAAACATTAAATGATTCAAGGATTTCTGCCGGTATTAAAGCTGATTTAGTAAAAAATAATTTTAGAGATTTAGGAGCTAAAATAAAGGTCGAAGTATCACAAGGAAGAGTATTATTAACAGGAAATATTCAAAAAGAATCTGATGCGTTAAAAGCCGTAGAAATTGCTTGGAATCAAAAAGGCGTAAAAGAAGTTATTAATGAGTTGAAAGTAAATAAAAATAGTAATCATTTTGACTTAGCCCAATATACTAAAGATAGTATGATAACCACGCAAATTAAAGCTAAAAACTTAGTCAGAAAAGATATTAAATTTGCTAATTATACTATTCTAACTATAGATAATATTGTTTATTTATTTGGAGTTGCAAGATCAGAAGAAGAGCTAGAAAAGCTTGCTTCTATTGCATCAAAAATAAAAGGTGTTGAAAAAGTTGTGTGTTACGCTAAAATAATGGATAACTTTAATAAGCATGATGATGATACAACGCCATAA
- a CDS encoding septation protein A has protein sequence MLKLLSEIGPVIAFFAGFFYGGGIQNATLYMLITSVICITLCYVIDKKVSKLSIISTTVLLVSGSITLISGDSMYIKIKPTILYVIFGIIFLMSGIRKNPFIKYALESIVRIKEESWITLSYRTAAFFFFMAVVNEIVWRNFSDETWVKFKVFGVIPITFIFILLQLPLLLKNKLPDSKI, from the coding sequence ATGTTAAAACTTTTATCAGAAATTGGTCCGGTAATAGCATTTTTTGCAGGCTTTTTTTATGGAGGCGGTATACAAAACGCTACTCTTTATATGCTTATTACCTCTGTTATTTGTATCACCCTTTGTTATGTTATAGATAAGAAAGTATCTAAGCTTTCTATTATTTCCACAACTGTTTTATTAGTTTCGGGAAGCATTACTTTAATTAGCGGCGATTCAATGTATATAAAAATCAAACCTACTATATTATATGTTATTTTTGGAATAATATTTCTCATGAGCGGTATAAGAAAAAATCCTTTTATCAAATATGCTTTAGAGAGTATAGTACGTATTAAAGAAGAAAGCTGGATAACCTTAAGCTATAGAACAGCGGCTTTTTTCTTTTTTATGGCTGTAGTTAATGAAATAGTTTGGCGTAATTTCTCAGATGAAACATGGGTAAAATTCAAAGTATTCGGTGTAATACCTATTACTTTTATATTTATTTTACTGCAATTACCTCTTTTATTAAAGAATAAATTACCGGATAGTAAGATATGA